CTGGCTGGGCAGCGGTCCGGTCCGCGGCTTCGCGGTCACGATGATGCTCGGCATCATCATCTCGATGTTCACTTCAGTGACGGTCGTGCGCCTGCTGATGCGCGAGGTCGTCGTGCGCCGCAAGATGAAGAAGCTGGAGATCCCGTCGCTCTTTGGGCGCGTCCCGCATCTGCCGACCTTCTCCTTCATGAAGCGGCGCTTCCAGGCGATCGGCTTTTCGGCCTTCCTGTCGATCAGCTCGGTCATCCTGTTCTTCACGCCCGGCCTCAACTACGGCATCGACTTCATCGGCGGTATCCAGGTCGAGGCGGTATCGAAGGACAAGATCGACCTGCCGACGCTGCGCCACAGTCTCGAAGAGCTCAATCTCGGCGAGGTGGCGCTGCAGGACTTCGGCGGCGGCCAGTCGGTACTGGTTCGCGTCCAGCGCCAGCCGGGCGGCGAGCAGGAGCAGACGGCGGCGCTGAACCGCATCAAGGATGCGGTGACGACCGCCATCCCCGGCGCCAGCATGGAGCGTACGGAGGTCGTCGGTCCGACGGTCAGCGGCGAGCTGGCCCGTTCGGGCTTCCTCGCTGTCGGCCTCGCGATGGTGGCGATCCTGCTCTACATCTGGTTCCGCTTCGAATGGCACTTCGCCGTCGGCGCGATCGCGGTGCTGTTGCTCGATATCACCAAGACCGTCGGCTTCTTTGCGCTGACGGGCATCGACTTCAACCTGACGGCGATCGCCGCTCTGCTGACGATGATCGGCTACTCGGTGAACGACAAGGTGGTGGTCTACGACCGCATGCGCGAGAACCTGCGCAAGTACAAGTCGATGCCGTTCTCCGACCTCATCGACATGAGCATCAACCAGGTGATCGCGCGATGCATCTTCACCTCCATGGCGACGGCGCTTTCACTGGTGCCGATGGCCATCTGGGGCGGCGAGGCGGTGCGCAGCTTCGCCTGGCCGATGATCTTCGGCGTCATCGTCGCGACGACCTCGTCGATCTACATCGGCGGACCGATCCTCCTGTTCCTCAGCCGTTGGTGGAAGGATCGCGAGGCCGGCCGCTCCAGCGCGCAGCAGCCGGGCACGCCGGCGGTCTGAGCGTCACCAACTGCAATCCGGAGCTAACCAAGGGGCAGCCGCGCCTGGCTGCCCCTTTTTTGTCTGAAAGTGCTGCCTTTATGCGAATCGTCGCTTGCAGGTCGATTCGGCGCTCCCTAGATAGGAAGGCGTCCCTGCAGGGGATCGTAACGGAATGTCTGCGCGGTAGGCGAGAATGAGCAGAGGAGAATTATTTTTCTTCTTCTCGTTTTTGTAATTGACCAAATTGGTAGATTATTCTAGTTTGCAAACGGCGACGCGGAAGGACTCCGCTTCGCATTGTTCATGAACCGCCGCGGCGCCATGTGCCCTGCCCAGCCGAAGGAGAGTGACATGTCCAGAACCGTCTCGACCGCCGCCTTCTGCGGCTCTCGTTCCCTTTGTCGTGCAACGGTGAAAGGTCGCATTCGCAAACTTTGCCGAATGTGACCGTCTGAACTTACCGAATTTACCTTTTGCCGAGAATTGAAGGATCCGCGCCTCAGGCGTGGAGGAGCGTTATTCGCATGAGCAAGCAAGTTATCGAATATGGCGGAGAAGCCGTCGGCGTCGTCGTCCCGGATCAGGACCGGTTGAAGTTTCTGGCCGTCAAGTATCACGTCTGGGATCTCGACGCGCAGCGTTTCGGCTCCGCCGATGAGGCGCGCGCAGCCATACGGCACCTGCTTGCCGGCAAGGGTGCGCCGCCCAGGCACGAGGTTGGCGCGGCGGCGTGATTTCTTGCGCCGTCCGCGGCCGCCACGATTTCCCAATAGCGAAAGTAAGCCACAGCTTCCGTGCAAGGCGCGATGCGGTCTGGCGCGTTTCCTGGCTTGATGAGGCCGGCCGACGAAGCATTCTGCCGCCGGATACTTGTGGACAATCGCATCCGCTGAGGTAAACGCTGCGAAAATTGGCTGGTTTTGGCCGAAACGCCGCTTGGAAAGGCTTGGTTTGCGGAAAAAAAGGGCCTATCTGGCTTCTATGTTTCTGCGCGCAGCGGCTGGAGATGGCGGCTGGCGGTGACCTTAGAACCCGGGATTGATGATGGGCTTGCGACATGTGAAGGGTGAGGGGCATTCCCCCAGCGCCATTCTGGACTCTATCGGCCGGACGCTGACGACGGCGAGCAACGGCATCAAGGCACTGGCCGAGCACCTGGCGACGGACGAAAGTTTTGCGCAGAGCCTCGTCGAGGCGGTCGAACTGGTCGGCGACGGGCATGGCCGCGTCGTCGTTTCCGGCGTCGGCAAGAGCGGGCATATCGGCCGGAAGATCGCCGCGACCCTGGCCTCCACCGGCACCTCCGCCTATTTCGTCCACCCGACCGAGGCCAGCCACGGCGACCTCGGCATGGTCACTTCCGATGACGTTCTCATCCTGTTGTCCTGGTCGGGAGAGACGGCGGAGCTCGCCAACATGCTCACCTATGCCAAGCGCTTCAAGGTGCCGATCGTATCGATCTCGTCGAACCGCGACAGCATCCTGGCCCGCAATTCCGAGATCGCCCTCGTGCTTCCAAAGGTGCCCGAGGCCTGTCCGCACGGGTTGGCGCCGACGACTTCGGCCATGCTGCAGCTCGCCGTCGGCGATGCGCTGGCAATCGCGCTTCTGGAACGGCGCGGTTTTTCCGCGGAGGATTTCAAGACTTTCCACCCGGGCGGCAAGCTCGGCGCGCAGTTGCGCCTCGTGCACGAGCTGGCGCATGTGGCGGATCAGATGCCGCTACTCGTCGTCGGCCGGCCGATGAGCGAAGCCGTCATCGAAATGTCGGCGAAAGGTTTCGGCGTCGTCGGCATCGTCGATGAAGGCGGCGTGCTGGTCGGGGTGATCACCGACGGCGATTTGCGCCGGCACATGGCCGGAGACCTGCTTGGCCAGCCGGTCGAAGAGGTGATGTCGTGTCACCCGAAGGTGATCCAGGCAGACGTGCTGGCGAGCGCCGCCATGGAATTCATGCAGGAGCACAAGGTTACCGTGCTGTTCCTCGTCGACGAAACAGGGATG
This DNA window, taken from Sinorhizobium fredii NGR234, encodes the following:
- a CDS encoding KpsF/GutQ family sugar-phosphate isomerase, which translates into the protein MMGLRHVKGEGHSPSAILDSIGRTLTTASNGIKALAEHLATDESFAQSLVEAVELVGDGHGRVVVSGVGKSGHIGRKIAATLASTGTSAYFVHPTEASHGDLGMVTSDDVLILLSWSGETAELANMLTYAKRFKVPIVSISSNRDSILARNSEIALVLPKVPEACPHGLAPTTSAMLQLAVGDALAIALLERRGFSAEDFKTFHPGGKLGAQLRLVHELAHVADQMPLLVVGRPMSEAVIEMSAKGFGVVGIVDEGGVLVGVITDGDLRRHMAGDLLGQPVEEVMSCHPKVIQADVLASAAMEFMQEHKVTVLFLVDETGMPEGILHIHDLLRAGVA